The proteins below are encoded in one region of Drosophila santomea strain STO CAGO 1482 chromosome 3R, Prin_Dsan_1.1, whole genome shotgun sequence:
- the LOC120451996 gene encoding RB1-inducible coiled-coil protein 1 — MMLYVFHVDVGRMLSFDMNVALQPVEHLKETIQKLHNIPAANIVLLVSGGEMLTHSTQVSCYSAGTDTNPIYMFLTGDERLPPTIFNSDADNELRRQVEESHRLPPALETVRQRAQLAQHMRELARKEEDLCERLVHEQHLQQQGWSAVVANMEDLTNEFCDRFQNFCSFFDRHLQKRESFLELLRNFPDDLKQLGRIPILPDLMSLAEAEFHGFDELLENDDVFTAQQQPAQQQQALTESSQSDSPNKKLKMGDEVETESDEQPERGVQTSSSSLSRRPNLNLLQWISSKGNHRALQLMSDECIQGLDIFSADIYEKLKEEVNQIIKLANQADVKEIKGLGDRLCRLEEFKFRIKKMVQEQKEQALALQQNEARAQNLRDNSVLPDLCLSHRSQLQVMLDNHTKIREYCRCIANSKDELGWNLHTRLRRIVWIENGMSEFDNRLLFNHRCLRRAERHICIIEQIHRAPSTYVSAVAEVVRRKIFSDEFRQWATRLSADFDRIHSEELRRRREFNASFEGHFLNILFPGMGDMPPAFANEHPLTFDTRLPSLSRSDMELLSSQLPELAAQMQLPDMKPVIDFFALRSVKNVDRDLEEDRNIPLNVPRLAELQAQATASDCETDTETEFEKLSSTSKCVATSTSTSLVEQVAQSTATEDLLMLSAGTLTEENAGSFQRMRSDMENMSKLARSCLAEARSNVGIFRSDVANYQDELQSELHLLRDKCNVLKMLCETREQKSQEKLEKMRLKLQMVEQDKQAAVAQAREELIHEHKTELESLRCRFKLMTSMERSPSDSSLEKIERPTSSASVVSANAGVDIDQLLAQQRQELLAQRERAISEAVDSERSLWQSRLLPLNSESVMANVGILKDMLADKERQLEQLREQNKILTQETYQLKTRLEMITNEDGNSWLKEKIDYLNKDKCRLEEELSQEKSRRQEMESSVAAMRNSAYDLNVGGPLTRSKSGVNPSHRSIALEGCARGDLVFVVWSMRHAQFMVVQDSLTLYFVHADSLASLQLTAPNTPTPALDPSQTVVDLNQIPLPYYAIGRVTDKEYCQARKDDNRYRVSRGSKFYRIKLAPLPSRNASRRERLESSSSAAAVVVSPRDVIDAPGSSTSVYQNFKQRTVSITSVNEEDDESASLLSERCRYISVSEEDELHAAGGSVPAVTAAVATAPSTASSSATPITTAALVGGGPTSTATTAATQAQSVITEQPTASSKLKLDLLLASADIITQPLTQQPHQQQQELEQPAQVGSAAPLAETSSNKSIQPENPEPETITIYVPPNPPAVLTATPSTSASILASISAEPIISTASMLPMSIGTATISEDSDEYRSLEGKDDGDADEFPISG; from the exons CCTACCGCCAACGATTTTTAACTCGGACGCCGACAACGAGCTCCGTCGTCAAGTAGAAGAAAGTCACCGGTTACCTCCGGCTTTGGAGACAGTGCGTCAGCGCGCTCAGCTGGCTCAACACATGCGCGAGTTGGCCAGAAAGGAGGAGGATCTGTGCGAGCGTCTGGTTCATGAGCAacacctgcagcagcagggcTGGTCGGCTGTGGTGGCCAATATGGAGGATTTGACAAACGAGTTTTGCGACCGCTTCCAAAATTTCTGCTCCTTTTTTGATCGGCATCTCCAGAAACGAGAGAGCTTTTTGGAGCTGCTGCGCAACTTTCCCGATGATCTCAAACAATTGGGCAGGATTCCCATACTTCCGGATCTAATGTCTCTTGCCGAGGCCGAGTTTCATGGCTTTGACGAACTGTTGGAGAACGACGACGTCTTTACTGCCCAGCAACAGccagcgcagcagcagcaggctcTCACCGAATCCTCCCAATCGGATTCTCCCAATAAAAAGCTGAAAATGGGCGACGAGGTGGAAACGGAATCTGATGAGCAGCCGGAGCGCGGTGTTCAGACTAGCAGCAGTTCGCTTTCCCGTCGTCCCAACCTAAATCTGCTGCAGTGGATTAGTTCCAAGGGTAACCACAGGGCCCTGCAGCTCATGTCAGACGAGTGCATCCAGGGACTGGACATTTTCAGTGCGGACATTTACGAGAAGCTGAAGGAGGAAGTCAATCAGATCATTAAGTTGGCTAACCAGGCCGATGTTAAGGAGATAAAGGGCCTCGGCGACCGTCTCTGCAGGCTGGAGGAGTTTAAGTTCCGGATCAAGAAGATGGTGCAGGAGCAAAAGGAGCAGGCACTAGCCCTTCAGCAGAATGAGGCGCGGGCGCAGAATCTGCGCGACAATTCCGTCCTCCCGGATCTTTGCCTCTCGCATCGCTCTCAGCTACAGGTAATGCTGGATAATCACACTAAGATACGCGAGTACTGCCGCTGCATAGCCAACTCCAAGGATGAGCTGGGCTGGAATCTGCACACACGTCTGCGGCGGATCGTGTGGATTGAGAATGGGATGAGTGAGTTTGACAACAGATTGCTGTTTAATCATCGCTGCTTGCGGCGTGCAGAACGTCACATCTGCATCATCGAGCAAATCCACCGGGCGCCGAGCACTTATGTTTCGGCCGTGGCGGAGGTGGTGCGTCGGAAGATCTTTTCGGATGAGTTTCGGCAGTGGGCCACTCGACTTTCTGCAGACTTTGATCGCATCCACAGCGAGGAGTTGCGCCGAAGGAGAGAGTTCAATGCGAGCTTTGAAGGCCATTTTCTCAATATTCTGTTTCCTGGGATGGGTGACATGCCCCCAGCTTTTGCAAATGAGCACCCCTTGACCTTTGACACACGTCTCCCTTCATTGAGCCGATCGGACATGGAGCTGCTCTCCTCGCAGTTGCCAGAACTGGCCGCACAGATGCAGTTGCCCGACATGAAGCCTGTGATAGACTTTTTCGCCCTGCGTTCGGTTAAGAATGTGGACCGAGACCTAGAGGAGGACCGGAATATCCCACTAAATGTTCCACGTTTGGCCGAGCTACAGGCGCAGGCAACAGCCTCTGATTGCGAAACTGATACGGAAACAGAGTTCGAGAAGCTTAGCTCCACTTCCAAGTGTGTTGCTACATCAACCTCGACCAGTTTGGTGGAGCAAGTGGCACAGAGTACTGCTACCGAGGACCTGCTAATGCTAAGTGCTGGCACCCTAACCGAAGAGAATGCAGGAAGTTTTCAGAGGATGCGAAGCGATATGGAAAACATGTCCAAGTTGGCCCGATCATGCCTTGCCGAAGCTCGTTCCAATGTGGGCATCTTTCGCAGTGATGTTGCCAACTACCAGGATGAACTCCAGTCTGAGTTGCATCTTCTGCGAGATAAATGCAATGTGCTAAAAATGTTGTGTGAGACACGCGAGCAGAAATCCCAAGagaagctggagaagatgCGCTTAAAACTGCAAATGGTAGAGCAGGACAAGCAGGCTGCGGTGGCCCAGGCGCGTGAGGAGCTTATCCACGAGCACAAAACGGAGCTGGAGTCCCTACGTTGCCGATTTAAACTGATGACCTCTATGGAGCGTTCACCATCGGACAGCAGTCTTGAGAAAATAGAGCGACCGACAAGCAGCGCTAGCGTGGTCAGCGCAAACGCTGGTGTGGATATCGACCAACTGCTGGCCCAGCAGCGCCAGGAGTTGCTGGCCCAAAGGGAACGTGCCATTAGCGAAGCCGTTGATTCGGAACGATCACTATGGCAATCACGTCTGCTTCCCCTGAACTCTGAATCTGTGATGGCCAACGTGGGCATATTAAAGGACATGTTGGCCGACAAGGAAaggcagctggagcagctgcggGAGCAGAATAAGATTCTCACACAAGAGACGTACCAACTGAAGACCCGACTGGAGATGATCACCAACGAGGATGGCAACAGCTGGCTCAAGGAGAAGATCGACTATCTTAACAAGGACAAGTGTCGGCTGGAAGAGGAGCTCAGCCAGGAGAAGAGCCGGCGCCAAGAAATGGAGTCCAGCGTGGCTGCCATGAGAAA CTCTGCCTACGATCTGAATGTTGGTGGGCCCCTGACCCGATCGAAGTCTGGCGTAAATCCCAGTCACCGATCTATCGCCTTGGAAGGATGTGCACGAGGCGATCTTGTCTTCGTCGTTTGGAGCATGCGCCACGCGCAATTTATGGTCGTCCAGGACTCGCTCACTTTGTACTTTGTCCATGCCGACAGTTTGGCTAGTCTGCAGTTGACAGCTCCGAACACACCCACTCCGGCATTGGACCCCTCGCAGACAGTTGTGGATCTCAACCAGATTCCGCTGCCCTACTACGCCATTGGCCGGGTCACCGACAAGGAGTACTGCCAGGCGCGAAAG GACGACAATCGGTATCGCGTTAGTAGGGGATCCAAGTTCTATCGGATCAAGCTGGCCCCTTTGCCCTCTCGAAACGCTTCGCGGCGTGAGCGCTTAGAAT CCAGCTCATCCGCCGCCGCAGTCGTGGTATCGCCCAGAGATGTCATTGATGCTCCCGGCAGCAGCACTAGCGTCTATCAGAACTTCAAGCAGCGCACGGTGAGCATTACGAGCGTAAATGAGGAGGATGATGAGTCGGCATCGCTGCTCAGCGAGCGTTGTCGCTACATAAGCGTCAGCGAAGAGGATGAGTTGCATGCTGCTGGTGGCTCAGTGCCGGCAGTAACAGCTGCTGTTGCAACAGCCCCATCGACCGCATCATCATCTGCAACACCAATTACAACTGCTGCATTGGTAGGAGGAGGTCCGACATCAACTGCTACGACGGCAGCAACTCAAGCACAGTCTGTGATAACAGAGCAGCCAACGGCATCAAGTAAACTTAAATTGGATCTACTGTTGGCCTCTGCTGATATAATAACACAACCCCTAACACAACAAccacaccaacagcaacaggaacTTGAACAACCAGCTCAGGTGGGAAGTGCAGCGCCTTTGGCTGAAACGAGTTCAAATAAATCAATCCAACCGGAGAATCCGGAACCGGAAACCATCACCATCTATGTGCCCCCCAATCCCCCAGCTGTATTAACTGCTACTCCCTCTACTAGTGCTAGCATCCTGGCCAGCATCAGTGCGGAGCCTATTATCAGCACAGCCTCCATGCTGCCGATGTCTATTGGCACGGCGACCATAAGCGAGGACTCGGACGAGTACCGTTCGCTGGAGGGCAAAGATGATGGCGATGCCGATGAGTTTCCGATTTCTGGGTAG
- the LOC120451999 gene encoding ras-related protein Rab-23 has translation MRLIQTATGGAAASVLQTHSQSQYNYTSMREDDIELAIKVVIVGNGGVGKSSMIQRYCKGIFTKDYKKTIGVDFLERQIEIDGEDVRIMLWDTAGQEEFDCITKAYYRGAQASVLVFSTTDRASFDAIKEWKRKVENECNEIPTVIVQNKIDLIEQAVVTADEVETLAKLLNCRLIRTSVKEDINVASVFRYLATKCHQLMTQSYDQAAGNQQNSSHPSYSSTPTISAFSPTFTKSSSGTIVLRPAKKGHGSSVSRKRKIVLKKCGIL, from the exons ATGCGTCTAATCCAAACGGCAACCGGCGGTGCTGCTGCGTCCGTTCTGCAGACCCATTCCCAGTCGCAGTACAACTACACCAGCATGCGTGAAGATGATATCGAGCTGGCCATTAAAGTG GTCATTGTTGGAAACGGTGGCGTTGGCAAATCGTCAATGATACAGCGGTATTGCAAAGGCATTTTCACAAAAGACTACAAGAAGACGATTGGAGTGGACTTCCTAGAGCGACAGATAGAGATCGACGGCGAGGATGTGCGCATCATGTTGTGGGACACCGCCGGTCAGGAAGAGTTTGACTGCATCACAAAGGCGTACTACCGCGGCGCCCAGGCTTCCGTCCTGGTCTTCTCGACGACGGATCGGGCATCTTTTGACGCGATCAAGGAGTGGAAGCGCAAGGTGGAAAACGAGTGCAACGAGATACCCACGGTGATCGTGCAGAATAAGATCGATCTTATAGAACAGGCGGTGGTCACGGCCGACGAGGTGGAGACGCTGGCCAAGCTGCTCAACTGCCGGCTCATTCGCACCTCCGTCAAGGAGGACATTAACGTGGCGTCCGTATTTCGCTACTTGGCCACCAAGTGCCATCAGCTTATGACCCAGAGCTACGACCAGGCGGCAGGTAACCAGCAAAACTCCAGCCATCCGTCCTACAGTAGCACGCCCACGATCAGCGCCTTCAGCCCGACCTTCACAAAGTCCAGCAGCGGTACCATTGTCCTTCGTCCAGCAAAGAAGGGCCATGGCTCCAGCGTATCCCGGAAGCGAAAGATAGTGCTCAAGAAGTGCGGAATATTGTGA